The following coding sequences are from one Shumkonia mesophila window:
- a CDS encoding ABC transporter ATP-binding protein gives MTAAGATVIGAAGQGAPGAPQPQPVLLVSDLRAYYQTHYFGIVREVRAVDDISLHVLPNEIYGLAGESSCGKTSLIKTIAGAIQPPLNVVGGSVKFNFRGQNIDVYESTPEERNAMRWRHLSYIMQGSMSVLNPVRRIRHSFVDFAFRHIGKPMPDFANTVVGHLERLHLQPDVLDAYPHELSGGMRQRVTIALATVCRPEFIIADEPTTALDVVVQKGVLAMIRSIQREIGSSLLFVTHDLSVHANLADRLGIMYAGHIVEEGPTAELFASPRHPYTAHLIGSLPKVGDAAPKKGLEGVPPNLADPPPGCRFHPRCPLAMGICSRETPVMEWAGPGRRVACFAAEKGIAV, from the coding sequence ATGACGGCCGCCGGCGCCACCGTAATCGGCGCGGCCGGCCAGGGCGCCCCGGGGGCGCCGCAGCCGCAGCCGGTGCTGCTGGTTTCCGACCTTCGCGCCTACTACCAGACGCATTACTTCGGGATCGTCCGCGAGGTGCGGGCGGTGGACGACATCTCGCTCCACGTGCTCCCCAACGAGATCTACGGCCTGGCCGGGGAATCGAGCTGCGGCAAGACGAGCCTGATCAAGACCATCGCCGGGGCCATCCAGCCGCCGCTCAACGTGGTCGGCGGCAGCGTGAAGTTCAATTTCAGGGGCCAGAACATCGACGTCTACGAGAGCACGCCGGAAGAGCGCAACGCCATGCGCTGGCGGCACCTGTCCTACATCATGCAGGGCTCCATGAGCGTGCTCAATCCGGTGCGCCGCATCCGCCACTCGTTCGTCGACTTCGCCTTCCGCCATATCGGCAAGCCGATGCCGGACTTCGCAAACACCGTGGTCGGCCATCTCGAGCGCCTGCACCTGCAGCCCGACGTGCTCGACGCCTATCCGCACGAGCTGTCGGGCGGCATGCGTCAGCGGGTGACCATCGCGCTGGCCACCGTCTGCCGTCCCGAGTTCATCATCGCCGACGAGCCGACCACCGCGCTCGACGTGGTCGTGCAGAAGGGCGTGCTGGCGATGATCCGTTCGATCCAACGGGAAATCGGTTCCTCGCTGCTGTTCGTCACCCACGACCTTTCCGTCCATGCCAATCTGGCCGACCGCCTGGGCATCATGTACGCCGGCCACATCGTCGAGGAAGGGCCGACCGCCGAGCTCTTCGCCAGCCCCAGGCATCCCTACACCGCGCATCTGATCGGCAGCCTGCCCAAGGTCGGCGACGCGGCGCCCAAGAAGGGGCTGGAAGGGGTGCCGCCCAATCTCGCCGATCCACCGCCCGGATGTCGTTTCCATCCGCGCTGCCCGCTGGCGATGGGCATCTGTTCGCGCGAGACCCCGGTCATGGAGTGGGCGGGGCCGGGCCGGCGGGTGGCCTGCTTCGCCGCCGAGAAGGGAATCGCCGTATGA
- a CDS encoding ABC transporter substrate-binding protein has translation MSVLRSLAVTASVCAFAFSAYAQGTSNLPRHETLIVENPEGTIKNPGWFNYWAVNAGGRSTGLQQLAMDTFWYIDPNYGIDGVWDNSLASEKPIYNADFTEMTVKLRSGIHWSDGVEFSADDVLYTINTHLKTNGLFWSAPIQINVASVEAPDKNTVVFKLKKPNSRFHALFTVRWNGMWMMPKHVFEKAGDPLKFAFNPPVGIGPYTLHSFDANGKWFTWQKREDWKRTTVARFGEPGPKYVTYMDPGPPDKRVIAQMNHELDIIHDVAPEGMFTLAKQSKTSRGWFKGFPYAHPDPTLPSVILNHQNELFQNKDVRWALALLIDIKAVSMASYRGAATISAIAIPPTGTQPDFYHEPMEAWLKDFEIDTGKSKYKPYDPTAGKQIADMLRPSMGDQIPSDPKLISKAFGRGWWKPNPQVAAELLERAGFTKRGDAWYTPKGQRFTIRITTEGETRPVMTRAGSMIAQQWRQFGIDAKIVVAEGGNLIFVRAAGDYEAIMSWSVETWGGHPDLSFFLDSWHSQFVAKPGNPQPPRNWQRWSNPELDKLIEQIRGIGFDDPKGVEIGKEYIKLTVREMPVIPLMAYNVFTVMDETYWTGYPNAEDAPYTDPVPNWANTKYMMVKLKPRQK, from the coding sequence GTGTCTGTTTTGCGAAGCCTTGCCGTTACGGCAAGCGTCTGCGCGTTCGCTTTTTCGGCCTACGCCCAGGGAACATCCAATCTTCCGCGCCACGAAACCCTGATCGTCGAGAATCCGGAGGGAACCATCAAGAATCCGGGATGGTTCAACTATTGGGCCGTCAATGCCGGCGGTCGGTCCACGGGGCTCCAGCAGCTGGCCATGGACACCTTCTGGTACATCGATCCGAACTACGGCATCGACGGCGTCTGGGACAACTCGCTGGCTTCCGAAAAGCCCATCTACAACGCCGACTTCACCGAGATGACGGTGAAGCTGCGTTCCGGCATTCATTGGAGTGACGGCGTCGAGTTCTCGGCCGATGACGTGCTCTATACCATCAACACGCACTTAAAGACGAACGGCCTGTTCTGGAGCGCGCCGATCCAGATCAACGTCGCTTCGGTCGAGGCGCCCGACAAGAACACCGTCGTCTTCAAGCTGAAGAAACCGAATTCGCGATTCCACGCCCTGTTTACGGTGCGCTGGAACGGCATGTGGATGATGCCCAAGCACGTGTTCGAGAAGGCGGGCGACCCGCTGAAGTTCGCCTTCAACCCGCCGGTGGGCATCGGGCCCTACACGCTGCACAGCTTCGATGCCAACGGCAAGTGGTTCACCTGGCAGAAGCGCGAGGACTGGAAGCGGACAACGGTGGCCCGCTTCGGCGAGCCCGGACCGAAATACGTCACCTATATGGATCCCGGCCCGCCCGACAAGCGCGTCATCGCCCAGATGAACCACGAACTCGACATCATCCATGACGTCGCCCCGGAAGGCATGTTCACGCTGGCCAAGCAGTCGAAGACCTCGCGCGGCTGGTTCAAGGGCTTCCCCTACGCCCATCCCGACCCGACGCTGCCCTCGGTCATTCTCAACCACCAGAACGAGCTGTTCCAGAACAAGGATGTCCGCTGGGCCTTGGCCCTGCTGATCGACATCAAGGCGGTGTCGATGGCGTCCTACCGGGGTGCTGCGACCATCTCGGCGATCGCCATTCCGCCGACCGGCACCCAGCCCGACTTCTATCACGAGCCGATGGAGGCCTGGCTGAAGGACTTCGAGATCGACACCGGCAAGTCCAAGTACAAGCCCTACGATCCCACCGCCGGCAAGCAGATCGCCGACATGCTGCGCCCGTCGATGGGAGACCAGATCCCTTCCGATCCCAAGCTGATATCCAAGGCGTTCGGGCGGGGTTGGTGGAAACCCAATCCGCAGGTCGCCGCCGAGCTGCTGGAGCGGGCCGGCTTCACCAAGCGGGGCGACGCCTGGTACACGCCCAAGGGACAGCGGTTCACCATCCGCATCACCACCGAGGGGGAAACCCGCCCGGTGATGACGCGGGCCGGTTCGATGATCGCCCAGCAGTGGCGCCAGTTCGGCATCGACGCCAAGATCGTGGTGGCGGAAGGCGGCAACCTGATCTTCGTCCGTGCCGCCGGCGACTACGAAGCCATCATGTCCTGGAGCGTCGAAACCTGGGGCGGCCATCCGGACCTGTCCTTCTTCCTCGACAGCTGGCACTCCCAGTTCGTGGCCAAGCCCGGCAACCCGCAGCCGCCGCGCAACTGGCAGCGCTGGAGCAACCCCGAGCTCGACAAGCTGATCGAACAGATCCGGGGCATCGGGTTCGACGATCCGAAGGGCGTCGAGATCGGCAAGGAGTACATCAAGCTCACCGTCCGCGAGATGCCGGTCATTCCGCTGATGGCCTACAACGTGTTCACGGTCATGGACGAGACCTACTGGACCGGCTACCCCAACGCGGAAGATGCTCCGTATACCGATCCCGTCCCCAACTGGGCCAACACCAAGTACATGATGGTGAAGCTGAAGCCTCGCCAGAAGTAA
- a CDS encoding ABC transporter permease, translated as MLSILKDLLRYNREFAAGTVLLGIVVAMSAMSAFAPMPPEDVYVVPPDLPPSWTYLMGTTSRGQDVFWQLSFAIRNTLLFGFIVAVLSRILSLVIGLLSGYLGGFVDRVLMSINDTFIVMPLFPILVMFYFVMRDRMSWAALALVMAGLGWAYDARLIRSIAMSLRTRQFTEHSVYSGMSTRQIVAQEHLPYVMPIVFSTTMNNVNWSIGLEVTLSVLGFTNINTPTIGVMIYWANQHTAMTAGVWWWVFFPVALVIMVFIGLFLLAVSMNEYIDPRSRLSRMRSAKQ; from the coding sequence ATGCTGAGCATCCTCAAAGACCTGCTCCGTTACAATCGCGAGTTCGCCGCTGGTACCGTGCTGCTGGGGATCGTCGTCGCGATGTCGGCGATGTCGGCGTTTGCGCCGATGCCTCCCGAGGACGTCTACGTGGTGCCGCCCGATCTGCCGCCGTCGTGGACCTATCTGATGGGCACCACGTCGCGCGGCCAGGATGTCTTCTGGCAATTGAGCTTCGCCATCCGCAACACGCTGCTGTTCGGCTTCATCGTGGCTGTCCTCAGCCGCATCCTGTCCTTGGTCATCGGGCTGCTGTCGGGCTACCTCGGCGGCTTCGTCGATCGCGTGCTGATGTCGATCAACGACACCTTCATCGTCATGCCGCTGTTTCCCATCCTGGTGATGTTCTATTTCGTGATGCGCGACCGCATGTCGTGGGCGGCGCTGGCCCTGGTGATGGCCGGCCTGGGATGGGCCTACGACGCCCGCCTGATCCGCTCCATCGCCATGAGCCTGCGTACCCGCCAGTTCACCGAGCACAGCGTCTATTCCGGCATGAGCACGCGCCAGATCGTGGCGCAGGAGCACCTGCCCTACGTCATGCCGATCGTGTTCTCGACCACCATGAACAACGTCAACTGGTCGATCGGGCTGGAGGTGACGCTTTCCGTGCTGGGCTTCACCAACATCAACACGCCGACCATCGGGGTCATGATCTACTGGGCCAACCAGCACACGGCGATGACGGCGGGCGTCTGGTGGTGGGTGTTCTTTCCGGTGGCCCTGGTCATCATGGTGTTCATCGGCCTGTTCCTGCTGGCCGTCTCGATGAACGAGTACATCGATCCGCGCAGCCGGCTCAGCCGCATGAGGAGCGCCAAGCAATGA
- a CDS encoding ABC transporter permease: MQSIHVYIAKRLGQFFLVVFIGINIVFFVTHATPIDPVEHSIMAAASFGSTSPEAINMLREALADLYGLKGSLWDQYWTFWKRIAVADFGPSVSAFPTPVSALISRAIPWTVGLLLTAIVISWVAGNILGGLAGYYRENRLLKAAGVVAMGLHPIPYYIVAFVLLIVFGYLWPVLPLGGGYQRNMTPGWNLAFIGSVITHGFLPALSLILVGLGSWFMGMRALVSNIVTEDYVVYAELAGVDRNRILGSYVMRNALVPQITGLGMSLGAIFNGAIITEQVFGYPGVGTLLVAAVHAGDYSLVLGITTISIIGVAGAVLVIDLLYPLLDPRVKIG; this comes from the coding sequence ATGCAGTCGATCCATGTCTACATAGCGAAGCGGCTGGGCCAGTTTTTCCTGGTGGTCTTCATCGGCATCAACATCGTCTTCTTCGTCACCCACGCGACCCCCATCGACCCGGTCGAGCATTCGATCATGGCCGCAGCCTCCTTCGGCAGCACCAGTCCGGAAGCCATCAACATGCTGCGCGAGGCGCTGGCCGACCTGTACGGCCTCAAGGGAAGCCTGTGGGACCAGTACTGGACGTTCTGGAAACGGATCGCGGTGGCGGATTTCGGGCCGTCGGTCTCGGCCTTCCCGACACCGGTCTCGGCCCTTATCAGCCGGGCGATCCCGTGGACCGTCGGCCTGCTGCTCACGGCGATCGTCATTTCGTGGGTGGCGGGCAACATCCTGGGCGGGCTCGCCGGCTACTACCGCGAGAACCGCCTGCTCAAGGCGGCCGGCGTGGTGGCCATGGGGCTGCACCCGATCCCCTATTACATCGTCGCCTTCGTGCTGCTCATCGTCTTCGGCTACCTGTGGCCGGTGCTGCCGCTGGGTGGCGGTTACCAGAGGAACATGACCCCCGGATGGAACCTTGCGTTCATCGGCAGCGTGATCACGCACGGTTTCCTGCCCGCCCTGTCCCTGATCCTGGTGGGACTGGGTTCGTGGTTCATGGGGATGCGGGCGCTGGTTTCCAACATCGTCACCGAGGACTACGTCGTCTATGCCGAACTGGCCGGCGTCGATCGCAACCGCATCCTCGGTTCCTACGTCATGCGTAACGCGCTGGTGCCGCAGATCACCGGCCTCGGCATGTCGCTGGGCGCCATCTTCAACGGCGCCATCATCACCGAACAGGTGTTCGGCTATCCCGGCGTCGGCACCCTGCTGGTGGCCGCCGTCCACGCCGGCGACTACAGCCTGGTACTCGGCATCACGACCATCTCGATCATCGGCGTCGCCGGCGCCGTCCTGGTGATCGACCTTCTCTATCCGCTTCTCGATCCCCGCGTGAAGATCGGCTGA
- the arfA gene encoding arabinosylfuranosidase ArfA has protein sequence MLTANVVLHPDFTIGQTDPRLFGAFAEHLGRCVYGGMFEPGHPKADAKGFRRDVLDLVRELAPTILRYPGGNFVSGYNWEDGVGPVGDRPRRLDLAWMSTETNAFGTNEFIDWCRLAGIEPMLAVNLGTRDADAARNLVEYCNHPGGTALSDLRQAHGWAKPHAVKFWCLGNEMDGPWQMEAKTATEYARKAVEAAKMMKWIDPSIELAACGSSGRTMPTFGAWEQTVLDHCFDHVEYISLHTYLNNWAGDTAAFLASPDLMDAFIDEVVAIADAVSARRRSSKRIMLSFDEWNVWYRTRRSRADRVKENWPVAPEILEEVYSMEDALTFGGACLSLLNHADRVKAACLAQLVNAIAPIMTETGGPAWRQTIFYPFAHFSNFGRGHVLKAKIDSPTYAATYYDPRGAEDLTFPMPAVPYLKVAAVHDPEAASLTLFALNRSLDSEMTLKVTAKDFSALSLTEGLEMHDGDLKAANTRKEPERIRPRPLERVTLKGQNLTATLAPASWNVIRLGVER, from the coding sequence ATGCTGACCGCCAACGTCGTTCTTCACCCCGACTTCACGATCGGACAAACCGACCCCCGCCTGTTCGGCGCCTTTGCCGAACACCTCGGCCGTTGCGTCTACGGTGGCATGTTCGAGCCCGGGCACCCGAAGGCCGATGCCAAGGGATTTCGCCGGGACGTGCTGGATCTGGTGCGCGAACTGGCGCCGACCATCCTGCGCTATCCCGGCGGCAACTTCGTGTCGGGCTATAACTGGGAGGACGGCGTCGGCCCCGTCGGGGATCGGCCGCGGCGTCTCGACCTGGCGTGGATGTCGACGGAAACCAACGCGTTCGGCACCAACGAGTTCATCGACTGGTGCCGGCTGGCCGGCATCGAGCCGATGCTGGCCGTCAACCTCGGCACGCGGGACGCCGATGCCGCCCGCAACCTGGTCGAATACTGCAACCATCCGGGCGGCACCGCCCTATCGGACCTGCGCCAGGCGCACGGCTGGGCGAAGCCCCACGCGGTGAAGTTCTGGTGCCTGGGCAACGAAATGGACGGCCCCTGGCAGATGGAGGCCAAGACCGCCACCGAGTACGCCCGCAAGGCCGTCGAGGCCGCCAAGATGATGAAGTGGATCGACCCCTCGATCGAGCTGGCGGCCTGCGGGTCCTCGGGGCGCACCATGCCGACCTTCGGCGCCTGGGAGCAAACGGTGCTCGACCACTGCTTCGATCACGTCGAGTACATCTCGCTGCACACCTACCTCAACAATTGGGCCGGCGATACCGCGGCCTTCCTGGCCAGCCCCGACCTCATGGACGCCTTCATCGACGAGGTCGTCGCCATTGCCGACGCCGTGTCGGCACGGCGCCGGTCTTCGAAGCGCATCATGCTCAGCTTCGACGAGTGGAACGTCTGGTATCGGACGCGACGCAGCCGTGCCGATCGGGTCAAGGAAAACTGGCCGGTAGCACCGGAGATCCTCGAAGAGGTCTATTCCATGGAGGATGCGCTGACCTTCGGCGGCGCCTGCCTGTCGCTGCTCAATCACGCCGACCGGGTGAAGGCGGCCTGTCTGGCCCAGCTGGTCAATGCCATCGCCCCGATCATGACCGAAACCGGTGGCCCGGCTTGGCGCCAGACCATCTTTTATCCGTTCGCTCACTTCAGCAATTTCGGCCGCGGCCACGTGCTGAAGGCCAAGATCGATTCCCCGACCTACGCGGCCACCTACTACGACCCGCGCGGCGCCGAGGATCTCACCTTCCCGATGCCGGCGGTGCCCTATCTCAAGGTCGCGGCGGTTCATGATCCCGAGGCGGCATCCCTGACCCTCTTTGCGCTCAACCGCAGCCTCGATTCCGAAATGACGCTGAAGGTGACGGCCAAGGACTTCAGCGCGCTTTCGCTCACCGAGGGCCTGGAGATGCACGACGGCGACCTCAAGGCGGCGAACACCAGGAAGGAACCCGAGCGCATCCGGCCGAGGCCGTTGGAGCGCGTTACCCTCAAGGGTCAGAACCTGACGGCGACCCTGGCCCCAGCCTCGTGGAACGTCATTCGGTTGGGGGTGGAGAGGTAG
- a CDS encoding L-fucose/L-arabinose isomerase family protein — protein sequence MMTSQKPVIGLLGIMQELYDDMLPGITQRQEDYARQVAKRLADQVDVRFPGAARNRDDIERIMRGFEADDCEGIMVVNLTYGPALRIVNAFRDVRLPVMLANIQPEQAVTAGWDMSNLTYNQGVHGAQDTANSLMRLGVRFKVITDDWRADSFAKSVGDFACAARAVKRMRKARVAIIGQMPGMGDILTDPHAFMRRLGPQVDHVNIGLIAQAMEGVKGAEIDAVIAANRKNFEIDEAITEESHRYAARLQVAIKTVVDAGGYDAWSLYFDQIGLDGRFRQTHMMAASNLMAEGYGYSAEGDSSCASLMVAGYGLAPDPHFTEMYAMDFPLDAVLQSHMGEGNWKVARKDRKPRLIDRPLGIGGLDNPPTVLFQAQPGPATLVSLVPVVGEHYRLVVTQGTILETDELPNVEMPYFMMRPQNGVRECLNGWLRNGGTHHQVLHLGDTRPRWQSFCELLGIEYAEV from the coding sequence ATGATGACGTCACAAAAACCGGTCATCGGGCTGCTGGGTATCATGCAGGAGCTCTATGACGACATGCTCCCCGGCATCACCCAGCGCCAGGAGGACTATGCCCGTCAGGTGGCCAAGCGCCTTGCCGATCAGGTTGACGTCCGTTTCCCCGGCGCCGCCCGCAATCGCGACGACATCGAGCGCATCATGCGCGGCTTCGAGGCCGACGACTGCGAGGGAATCATGGTCGTCAATCTGACCTATGGCCCGGCCCTGCGCATCGTCAACGCGTTCCGCGACGTCCGGCTGCCGGTCATGCTGGCCAACATCCAGCCCGAACAGGCGGTGACCGCCGGCTGGGACATGTCGAACCTCACCTACAACCAGGGCGTCCACGGCGCCCAGGACACCGCCAATTCGCTGATGCGCTTGGGCGTGCGCTTCAAGGTGATCACCGACGACTGGCGGGCCGACAGTTTCGCCAAGTCCGTCGGCGACTTCGCCTGCGCTGCCCGGGCGGTCAAGCGCATGCGCAAGGCGCGCGTCGCCATCATCGGCCAGATGCCCGGCATGGGCGACATCCTGACCGACCCCCACGCCTTCATGCGCAGGCTGGGGCCGCAGGTCGATCACGTGAACATCGGCCTCATCGCCCAGGCGATGGAGGGCGTCAAGGGCGCCGAGATCGACGCCGTGATCGCCGCCAACCGCAAGAATTTCGAGATCGACGAGGCCATCACCGAGGAAAGCCACCGCTACGCGGCCCGCCTTCAGGTGGCGATCAAGACGGTCGTCGATGCCGGCGGTTACGACGCCTGGAGCCTGTACTTCGACCAGATCGGCCTCGATGGGCGTTTCCGCCAGACCCACATGATGGCCGCCTCCAACCTGATGGCCGAGGGATACGGCTATTCGGCGGAGGGGGATTCGTCCTGCGCCAGCCTGATGGTCGCCGGCTATGGCCTGGCCCCCGATCCGCACTTCACCGAAATGTACGCCATGGACTTCCCGCTCGACGCCGTGCTGCAAAGCCACATGGGCGAGGGCAACTGGAAGGTCGCCCGCAAGGACAGGAAACCCCGTCTCATCGACCGCCCGCTCGGCATCGGCGGGCTCGACAACCCGCCGACCGTGCTGTTCCAGGCCCAGCCCGGCCCGGCCACACTGGTCTCGCTGGTTCCGGTGGTGGGCGAGCACTACCGGCTGGTGGTCACCCAGGGCACCATCCTCGAAACCGACGAGCTTCCCAACGTCGAGATGCCCTATTTCATGATGCGCCCGCAGAACGGCGTCCGCGAATGCCTCAACGGCTGGCTGCGCAACGGCGGCACCCACCACCAGGTGCTGCACCTGGGCGACACGCGGCCGCGCTGGCAGAGCTTCTGCGAGCTGCTGGGGATCGAGTACGCCGAGGTGTAG
- the araC gene encoding arabinose operon transcriptional regulator AraC, whose product MQHSAEDMDDQGAFDPSQDPQVQRIFRKLTRAGEGPGTDLDVAPLFPGFPFDVRLVAGITPIERNGPLDFFIDRPNGMRGWIINLTAEGAGRVFDGPESFVVEQGDLLLFPPQAAHYYGRDPSAEKWWHRWVYFQPRAYWRNWLQWEKQVEKVHVLRRKDGAFFREMFRLFVEVEKLSMLTDSLSGDLAFNCLEHILLSCARVDRAAQMKNVPIDERVLSACTLISTNLQQPMGVKEIAAEVCLSPSRLSHLFHKHVGMGIVQWRDSQRIQYAMQLLRVTSVPIKSLSQMVGYDDPLYFSRVFRRQVGMSPRAFRARSMELGDEPAEALSSAGG is encoded by the coding sequence ATGCAGCATTCCGCTGAAGACATGGATGATCAGGGCGCGTTCGACCCGTCGCAGGACCCCCAGGTCCAGCGCATCTTCCGCAAGCTGACGCGGGCGGGGGAGGGGCCGGGCACCGATCTCGACGTCGCCCCGCTGTTTCCGGGTTTTCCTTTCGATGTCCGGCTGGTTGCCGGGATCACGCCGATCGAAAGGAATGGCCCGCTGGATTTCTTCATCGATCGTCCGAACGGCATGCGCGGATGGATCATCAATCTCACGGCCGAGGGGGCGGGCCGGGTCTTCGACGGGCCGGAGTCCTTCGTCGTCGAGCAGGGTGATCTTCTGCTTTTCCCGCCGCAGGCCGCCCACTATTACGGCCGCGATCCGTCCGCCGAGAAATGGTGGCACCGTTGGGTCTATTTCCAGCCGCGGGCCTATTGGCGCAACTGGCTGCAATGGGAAAAGCAGGTCGAAAAGGTTCATGTCCTGCGACGCAAGGACGGAGCGTTCTTCCGCGAGATGTTCCGCCTTTTCGTCGAGGTCGAGAAGCTGTCCATGCTGACCGACAGCCTGTCGGGTGATCTGGCCTTCAATTGCCTGGAGCACATTCTGCTCTCCTGCGCCCGCGTCGACCGCGCCGCGCAGATGAAGAACGTCCCGATCGATGAACGGGTGCTGTCGGCCTGCACGCTGATTTCCACGAACCTCCAGCAGCCGATGGGCGTCAAGGAGATCGCCGCCGAAGTCTGCCTGTCGCCGTCACGCCTGTCGCACCTGTTTCACAAGCACGTCGGCATGGGGATCGTCCAGTGGCGGGACAGCCAGCGCATCCAATACGCTATGCAGCTTTTGCGCGTCACCAGCGTCCCCATCAAGTCGCTTTCGCAAATGGTCGGCTATGACGACCCGCTGTATTTCTCGCGGGTGTTCCGCCGGCAGGTCGGCATGAGCCCGCGCGCCTTTCGGGCCCGCAGCATGGAACTCGGCGATGAACCGGCCGAAGCCTTGTCGTCGGCCGGCGGCTGA
- a CDS encoding ABC transporter ATP-binding protein: MSPPLLEVGHASKIYAMGGLLSRRRFAAVSDVSFTLEEDRHEIFTIIGESGSGKTTLARMILNIVPASEGTIRFRGVDLATIRKRKDRLAFMRQVQPIFQNPFEAFNPLKRVDRYLYMTALHFTDARTADEVRAKTDRALRQVGLSLAEVKGRFPHELSGGQLQRVAVARSLISSPALIIADEPVSMVDASIRMSIVNLFKALRDTLKVSIIYITHDLATAYYISDRIIIMKKGEVVESGNAREVLAHPTHPYSILLKNSVLSPDPARRDELLAPQFSSTERDTAASR, translated from the coding sequence ATGAGCCCGCCCCTGCTCGAGGTCGGCCACGCCAGCAAGATCTATGCGATGGGTGGCCTGCTGTCGCGGCGCCGCTTCGCGGCGGTATCGGACGTCAGCTTCACGCTCGAAGAGGACCGCCACGAGATCTTCACCATCATCGGGGAATCGGGCAGTGGCAAGACGACGCTGGCCCGCATGATCCTCAACATCGTGCCGGCTTCCGAAGGGACCATCCGCTTTCGCGGCGTCGACCTAGCGACCATCCGCAAGCGGAAGGACCGGCTGGCCTTCATGCGCCAAGTGCAGCCGATCTTCCAGAACCCGTTCGAGGCCTTCAACCCGTTGAAGCGCGTCGACCGCTATCTGTACATGACGGCGCTGCACTTCACCGATGCGCGCACGGCGGACGAAGTCCGCGCCAAGACCGACCGCGCGCTGCGCCAGGTCGGCCTGTCGCTGGCCGAAGTGAAGGGCCGCTTCCCGCACGAACTGTCGGGTGGCCAGTTGCAGCGGGTGGCGGTGGCACGCTCGCTGATCTCCAGCCCGGCGCTGATCATCGCCGACGAGCCGGTGTCGATGGTCGACGCCTCGATCCGGATGTCGATCGTCAACCTGTTCAAGGCGCTGCGCGACACCCTCAAGGTGTCGATCATCTACATCACCCACGATCTGGCGACCGCCTATTACATCAGCGACCGCATCATCATCATGAAGAAAGGCGAGGTGGTCGAAAGTGGCAACGCCCGCGAGGTGCTGGCCCATCCCACCCATCCCTATTCGATCCTGCTCAAGAACTCGGTGCTGTCGCCCGATCCTGCCCGCCGGGACGAACTCCTGGCGCCGCAGTTCTCATCCACCGAAAGGGACACGGCGGCCAGCCGCTGA